A part of Xenopus tropicalis strain Nigerian chromosome 4, UCB_Xtro_10.0, whole genome shotgun sequence genomic DNA contains:
- the LOC100489253 gene encoding uncharacterized protein LOC100489253 isoform X1, whose product MKHNMKKYTLIAEKYYELFDEEVYVVAKLSKGTKEDKENEFLKAYRQFNEALDDVEKRGTFPTSRLANVPEKIGESLLKKLSTFKETLHELRRKAELLLLKYNITPKKNDVRPPDTDNKEDVTSSDAKMLRVKNLKRNLKMNRLLGEKYYDMLKEQVKNLTWNVQIIDNDTIEKLKLLYSDYQEALGEAKLSGSIYNYRFENLPENSKYINKYNVPESCFWQCPILLAAIQMSLKSYFSVYIHTRSKMSWALNYIYLIFPMYFSQITLRRRKAITTGVCQFGTACYYYPLSETPSFCFCSLKNAPAQSAPTVELEAYNHWGVPNKSFPSPLKFVIDNHFKLKLKSDDI is encoded by the exons TGAAACATAATATGAAAAAATACACCTTAATTGCAGAAAAATATTATGAATTAT TTGATGAAGAGGTGTATGTTGTGGCTAAGCTGAGTAAGGGAACAAAAGAGGACA AGGAAAATGAATTTTTGAAAGCTTACAGACAATTCAACGAAGCACTGGATGATG tggagAAAAGAGGGACTTTCCCTACATCCAGGTTGGCTAATGTTCCTGAAAAAA TAGGAGAAAGCCTGCTCAAAAAACTGAGTACATTTAAAGAAACACTGCATGAAT TGAGAAGAAAAGCAGAattattgctgctgaaatacaacATAACCCCGAAAA agaatgatgTGAGGCCACCGGACACAGACAATAAGGAAG ATGTTACAAGCAGTGATGCCAAGATGCTAAGAGTCAAGAATT tgaAAAGAAATCTTAAGATGAACAGACTTCTTGGCGAAAAATATTATGATATGT tgAAAGAGCAGGTGAAAAATCTGACCTGGAATGTACAGATAATAGACAATGACA cAATAGAAAAGCTGAAGCTGCTCTATTCAGACTATCAAGAGGCACTGGGTGAAG CAAAACTATCAGGGAGCATATACAACTACAGATTTGAGAACCTTCCTGAAAAcagtaagtatattaataaatataatgtgcCAGAATCGTGTTTTTGGCAATGCCCAATATTGTTGGCTGCCATACAAATGTCCCTAAAATCCTACTTTTCAgtgtacatacatacaaggtCTAAAATGTCTTGGGCCTTGAATTATATATATCTCATATTTCCAATGTATTTTAGTCAAATTACTTTGAGAAGAAGGAAAGCTATAACCACTGGGGTTTGCCAATTTGGGACTGCTTGTTATTATTATCCCTTAAGTGAGACCCCAAGCTTTTGCTTCTGTTCACTGAAAAATGCACCGGCCCAGAGCGCTCCTACAGTAGAATTAGAAGcttataatcactggggagtccctaataaatcctttccttctcctttaaagttcgtTATAGATAACCACTTCAAACTAAAACTAAAGTCTGATGATATTTAG
- the LOC100489253 gene encoding uncharacterized protein LOC100489253 isoform X3: MKHNMKKYTLIAEKYYELFDEEVYVVAKLSKGTKEDKENEFLKAYRQFNEALDDVEKRGTFPTSRLANVPEKIGESLLKKLSTFKETLHELRRKAELLLLKYNITPKKNDVRPPDTDNKEDVTSSDAKMLRVKNLKRNLKMNRLLGEKYYDMLKEQVKNLTWNVQIIDNDTIEKLKLLYSDYQEALGEAKLSGSIYNYRFENLPENMKESVMKRYKTFTDAMDELDRRGRSEIMRHIPPSEKEKESDNSASERSLKAEEKEKNAIIKAEREENEKRKHDNITATLFVIMVIVMILTAIGALKHFCTGGSAA; this comes from the exons TGAAACATAATATGAAAAAATACACCTTAATTGCAGAAAAATATTATGAATTAT TTGATGAAGAGGTGTATGTTGTGGCTAAGCTGAGTAAGGGAACAAAAGAGGACA AGGAAAATGAATTTTTGAAAGCTTACAGACAATTCAACGAAGCACTGGATGATG tggagAAAAGAGGGACTTTCCCTACATCCAGGTTGGCTAATGTTCCTGAAAAAA TAGGAGAAAGCCTGCTCAAAAAACTGAGTACATTTAAAGAAACACTGCATGAAT TGAGAAGAAAAGCAGAattattgctgctgaaatacaacATAACCCCGAAAA agaatgatgTGAGGCCACCGGACACAGACAATAAGGAAG ATGTTACAAGCAGTGATGCCAAGATGCTAAGAGTCAAGAATT tgaAAAGAAATCTTAAGATGAACAGACTTCTTGGCGAAAAATATTATGATATGT tgAAAGAGCAGGTGAAAAATCTGACCTGGAATGTACAGATAATAGACAATGACA cAATAGAAAAGCTGAAGCTGCTCTATTCAGACTATCAAGAGGCACTGGGTGAAG CAAAACTATCAGGGAGCATATACAACTACAGATTTGAGAACCTTCCTGAAAAca TGAAAGAAAGTGTTATGAAAAGATACAAGACATTTACAGATGCAATGGATGAAT TGGACAGAAGAGGAAGAAGTGAAATTATGAGACACATACCACCCTCTGAAAAAG AAAAGGAAAGCGACAATTCTGCTTCTGAAAGATCCCTTAAGGcggaagaaaaggagaaaa atGCAATTATtaaagcagaaagagaagaaaatgaAAAACGGAAACATGACAACATAACGGCAACACTATTTGTAATAATGGTGATCGTGATGATATTAACTGCCATTGGTGCTCTAAAGCACTTTTGCACGGGAGGGAGTGCTGCATAA
- the LOC100489253 gene encoding uncharacterized protein LOC100489253 isoform X2: MKHNMKKYTLIAEKYYELFDEEVYVVAKLSKGTKEDKENEFLKAYRQFNEALDDVEKRGTFPTSRLANVPEKIGESLLKKLSTFKETLHELRRKAELLLLKYNITPKKNDVRPPDTDNKEDVTSSDAKMLRVKNLKRNLKMNRLLGEKYYDMLKEQVKNLTWNVQIIDNDTIEKLKLLYSDYQEALGEAKLSGSIYNYRFENLPENMKESVMKRYKTFTDAMDELDRRGRSEIMRHIPPSEKEEKESDNSASERSLKAEEKEKNAIIKAEREENEKRKHDNITATLFVIMVIVMILTAIGALKHFCTGGSAA, from the exons TGAAACATAATATGAAAAAATACACCTTAATTGCAGAAAAATATTATGAATTAT TTGATGAAGAGGTGTATGTTGTGGCTAAGCTGAGTAAGGGAACAAAAGAGGACA AGGAAAATGAATTTTTGAAAGCTTACAGACAATTCAACGAAGCACTGGATGATG tggagAAAAGAGGGACTTTCCCTACATCCAGGTTGGCTAATGTTCCTGAAAAAA TAGGAGAAAGCCTGCTCAAAAAACTGAGTACATTTAAAGAAACACTGCATGAAT TGAGAAGAAAAGCAGAattattgctgctgaaatacaacATAACCCCGAAAA agaatgatgTGAGGCCACCGGACACAGACAATAAGGAAG ATGTTACAAGCAGTGATGCCAAGATGCTAAGAGTCAAGAATT tgaAAAGAAATCTTAAGATGAACAGACTTCTTGGCGAAAAATATTATGATATGT tgAAAGAGCAGGTGAAAAATCTGACCTGGAATGTACAGATAATAGACAATGACA cAATAGAAAAGCTGAAGCTGCTCTATTCAGACTATCAAGAGGCACTGGGTGAAG CAAAACTATCAGGGAGCATATACAACTACAGATTTGAGAACCTTCCTGAAAAca TGAAAGAAAGTGTTATGAAAAGATACAAGACATTTACAGATGCAATGGATGAAT TGGACAGAAGAGGAAGAAGTGAAATTATGAGACACATACCACCCTCTGAAAAAG AAGAAAAGGAAAGCGACAATTCTGCTTCTGAAAGATCCCTTAAGGcggaagaaaaggagaaaa atGCAATTATtaaagcagaaagagaagaaaatgaAAAACGGAAACATGACAACATAACGGCAACACTATTTGTAATAATGGTGATCGTGATGATATTAACTGCCATTGGTGCTCTAAAGCACTTTTGCACGGGAGGGAGTGCTGCATAA